A part of Anolis carolinensis isolate JA03-04 unplaced genomic scaffold, rAnoCar3.1.pri scaffold_10, whole genome shotgun sequence genomic DNA contains:
- the ppp5c gene encoding serine/threonine-protein phosphatase 5, giving the protein MAEGERAENGAGAGVSSGRPPQEGEPGTMERAESLKTQANDYFKAKDYENAVKYYTQAIELNPTNAIYYGNRSLAYLRTECYGYALADATKAIELDKKYIKGYYRRATSNMALGKFKAALRDYETVVKVKPNDKDAKMKYQECNKIVKQKAFERAIASDEHKRSVVDSLDIENMTIEDEYSGPKLDDGKVTPEFMKELMQWYKDQKKLHRKCAYQILVQAKEVLSKLPTLVETTLKETEKITVCGDTHGQYYDLLNIFELNGLPAETNPYIFNGDFVDRGSFSVEVILTLFGFKLLYPDHFHLLRGNHETDNMNQIYGFEGEVKAKYTAQMFELFSEVFEWLPLAQCINGKVLIMHGGLFSEDGVTLDDIRKIERNRQPPDSGPMCDLLWSDPQPQNGRSISKRGVSCQFGPDVTQSFLERNHLDYIIRSHEVKPEGYEVAHDGKCVTVFSAPNYCDQMGNKGSYIHLKGSDLRPEFHQFTAVPHPNVKPMMYANSLLQLGMM; this is encoded by the exons ATGGCGGAGGGAGAGAGGGCGGAGAACGGTGCCGGTGCAGGAGTCAGCTCCGGGCGGCCGCCTCAGGAAGGGGAGCCGGGGACGATGGAGCGGGCCGAATCCCTCAAGACCCAGGCGAACGATTACTTCAAAG CAAAGGACTACGAGAATGCCGTGAAGTATTACACCCAAGCCATTGAACTGAACCCCACTAATGCCATCTATTATGGCAACCGGAGCTTGGCTTACCTGCGGACAGAATGCTACGGATACGCGCTTGCGGACGCCACGAAGGCCATCGAGTTGGACAAGAAATATATCAAAGGCTACTACAGGAGGGCCACCAGCAACATGGCGTTGGGCAAGTTCAAGGCAGCCTTGCGGGACTACGAGACG GTTGTGAAGGTGAAACCAAACGACAAGGATGCCAAGATGAAGTACCAGGAGTGCAACAAGATTGTGAAACAGAAGGCTTTTGAGCGGGCCATCGCCAGCGATGAGCACAAGCGGTCCGTGGTCGACTCTCTGGACATTGAGAACATGA CCATTGAGGATGAGTACAGCGGCCCCAAGCTGGATGATGGGAAAGTGACCCCCGAATTCATGAAGGAGTTAATGCAATGGTACAAGGATCAAAAGAAGCTTCACAGGAAGTGTGCCTACCAG ATTTTGGTGCAAGCAAAAGAGGTGCTATCGAAACTCCCTACCTTAGTTGAAACAACGTTAAAAGAA acAGAGAAAATCACAGTCTGTGGAGACACCCACGGCCAGTATTACGACCTCCTGAACATATTTGAGTTGAATGGGCTGCCAGCAGAAACGAATCCCTAT ATATTCAACGGGGATTTTGTTGACCGCGGCTCCTTCTCGGTGGAGGTGATATTAACGCTGTTTGGTTTTAAGCTGCTATACCCAGACCATTTCCACCTACTTCGAG GGAACCACGAAACCGATAATATGAACCAAATTTACGGGTTTGAAGGCGAAGTGAAGGCCAAATACACAGCCCAGATGTTTGAGCTCTTCAGCGAAGTGTTTGAGTGGCTTCCTCTGGCGCAGTGCATCAACGGCAAAGTGTTG ATAATGCACGGTGGGCTTTTCAGTGAAGATGGAGTAACGTTAGATGATATCAGGAAGATCGAAAGGAATCGGCAACCTCCAGATTCAG GTCCCATGTGTGACTTACTCTGGTCAGACCCTCAACCTCAG AATGGCAGGTCGATCAGCAAACGGGGTGTGAGCTGCCAGTTCGGGCCCGACGTCACCCAAAGCTTCCTGGAACGCAACCATTTAGACTACATCATCCGCAGCCACGAAGTCAAGCCCGAGGGATATGAGGTGGCCCACGACGGCAAGTGCGTCACCGTGTTCTCGGCCCCCAACTactg